One Vicingaceae bacterium genomic window, TATAATGTTTCGTGAATCAAGGTCGATTTGCCACTTCCACTTACCCCGGTGACACATATAAATTTTCCCAAAGGTATCTCCAAATTTATATTTTTCAAATTGTTGCCTCTGGCTCCTTTTAATCGGATAAACTTACCATTGCCTTTCCTTCTCTCAACCGGCACAGGTATCTTCAAATCTTCAGATAGAAACTTGCCTGTTAAACTGTCTTTTTTTACCACTTCACTTGGCGGGCCGGCGGCAACTACCTCTCCTCCCTTACTTCCACTGCCGGGTCCAATATCTACAAGATAATCCGAAGCCAACATAATGTCTTTGTCGTGCTCAACCACTATGATAGTGTTGCCTAAGTCACGTATGTTTTTCAAAGATTCTATCAACCTTTGATTGTCTCTTTGATGCAAGCCAATGCTTGGTTCATCCAGGATATACAATACATTGGTCAGACCTGTACCAATCTGGGTGGCCAGCCGTATGCGTTGGGCTTCACCACCGGAAAGTGTTTTGGCGGTTCTGTTTAAGGTCAAATAACCCAACCCCACGTCAAGAATAAATTGTATGCGCGTTTTGATTTCTGTCAAAATATCCCCGGCAATCTGCATTTGCCTGTCGTTGAGTTTTGTATGCAATGATGCTATAAACTCTTGCAAGTTTTCTAAAGGCATATCTGCCAACTGTGCAATATTTTTATCGTCGATATAAAAATAAAGGGCCTCTTTTTTCAAGCGGCTGCCTTGACATTCGGGACATGTTTCGTTTTCCAAAAAGCCGGCAGCCCATTTTTTTAAAGCATACGATTCACTTTCTTCAGCCATACGGCGAATCATGGGAATGATGCCTTCAAATTCATACGGTATTGAAAAACCTTCCTCTTTAATGTATATCGTATCTTTTGTTCCAAACAACACAGCATCCAACGCTTCTTTTGAAAAATCTTTCAAAGGGGTTTTTAATGTAAAATGATATTTTTTCCCTAATTTCTCAAGTTTTTGATAAATGATCCACGATTTCAGTTCTTGCAGGGGGATGATTGCTCCGTCGGCTATGGACTTTTTCTTATTTTTGATTATATTTTCTTCTTTGATTTTTGCCACGGTTCCTATACCATTACAGATAGGACAAGAACCATACGGAGAGTTGAACGAAAAAGTATTGGGGGAAGGGTCATCATAACTGATGCCGCTGTCGGGACACATCAAATTTTTACTGTATATTTTGGTCTGTTCATTTTCGTCCATTATCATGATGCTTCCTTTGCCCAATTGAAGGGCCAATTGTATACTTTGCGTCAGTCGTCTTTCTTTTCCGGGTTCGACTGTTAATGTATCTATCAAAGCTTCAATATCGTGGGTTTTGAACCGGTCGATATGGATTGGCTCTGTAATATCCACAATTTGCCCGTCAATACGGGCATACAAGAATCCTTTTTTCTTTATTTGGGATATCAAATCTTTGTAAATTCCTTTTCTTCCTTTGACCAGGGGGGCCAATATTTTGATCTTTTTTCCTGAATATTCCTGCAAAATGGCATCCATCATTTGTTGTTCGGAATACTTTACCATGGGTTTTCCGGTCACATATGACCTTGCTTCGGAAACCTTGGCATACAACAATCTCAAAAAGTCGTAAATTTCGGTGATGGTTCCAACAGTCGACCTTGGATTATTGCTGATAGTTTTTTGATCTATGGCAACAACCGGAGACAAACCGGATATTTTATCCACATCGGGCTTCTCCAAATTGCCCATAAACTGACGTGCATACGAAGAGAGCGTTTCTATAAACCTTCTTTGCCCCTCGGCATATATCGTGTCAAATGCCAATGATGATTTTCCGCTTCCACTCACTCCTGTGAAAACTATCAAACGGTATCTTGGCAACGACACATTGATGTTTTTCAGGTTATGTACCCTCGCACCTTCAATGGTAATGAATCTGACCGGATCGTGTATTATTTTCGTATCCATAATTCCTGCAAAATTAAACATAAAATTGGCTGTGTGCTTTTATTGTAATTCTTTAAGAAATCACGTGATAGTCAATTATCAAAAAAACTATTCCATAAGCATCCTTTTGAAACAAACACCCGGAAATCTTTCGCAATATCTCTCACATTGCAAGGCATTTATATTTTATTTCTATGAAAACAGATTTTCTTTATCCGGCAGGAAAAATACCTTAAATAGGGTATTGACCAACAAATTCTTTTATATGTACGTTTGCACTGTTATTTAAAATTATTCTAAATTAAAATAATGAGCTTATGAAAAAAGTAACTTTGTTTGCAGGTATTTGTTTGATAGGGCTAAATTCATTTGCCCAATCTGCTTTAGACAGTATTCGTCTGGAGTTGGAAGCATTAAAGGAAGATATGCGACGACAACGTTTGCAAAGTGTCATGCCGGAATTGACATTTGAAAGTTATTCGGGTCTCGGACCGGCTGCTTCAAAGGTTTATTACGCACAAAAAGGACTTTCCATTGCAGGTTATGGCGATATTTTTGTTTCGCAATATTTTAATCAAAACAAAATTGCCAAAGGAGATGTGCTAAGATTTGTTCCTTATATCGGGTATAAAGTGTCCGACAAAATTATTATCAATTCCGAACTCGAGATCGAACATGCAGGTATCGACAATGCGTTTAACAAAGAACCGGAAGTGTATACCGAATTTTTATACACCGATTTCCTGATCAACAAACATGTAAATCTGCGGTCGGGATTGATATTGTTGCCTATCAGCATCATGAACGAGTATCACGAACCAACCGTATTCAACGGAGTTTTTCGCCCGGAAGTAGAACAAAACATTATACCCACCGTATGGCGCGACTTGGGATTGATGGCCTATGGTGACCTTTGGAAAGGTTTCGCCTATAAGGTATCGTTAACCAATGGATTGCGCACCGAGTATGTAACCGATTGGATCAAAAATGCACGTCAAAAAGGAGCTAACGTCAATTTTAACCAACTGGCCACCACAGTAAGAATCAACTATCAAGGCATTCAGGGTTTGATTGCCGGTGTGGCTATGTATTATGGTGAAGGAAGTGCCGGAGAGGGTGGACAAACATTGACCCCGGTCAGGGAAAAAGCCCAATATGCCATGTATGTCACCGACTTGCAGTATCAAGCGCATCGATGGAATATCAAAGCTATGTATGTTATCGGACAGGCCGAAGGCGACAGTGCTTACCGTTCGGTGCCCGGACGAAGCCGCGAAGTGGAGGGCTTTTACGCACAAGCAGGATATAATATATGGCCTTGGTTTAACAAAAAAAACACGGATATTTTGCTTTATCCTTATGTAAGATACGAACAATATAATTTACATAAAAAAGTTTTTACAGGTAGCGAAAATCCCGCAAAATGGAATGCCGTTTTAACTACCGGTTTGAATTTTTATCCGCATCCTCAAATTGTGTTCAAGGCCGATTACACTATCCGAAGCAAAAAAGTGCGTACTTTTGAACCCGGCAATAACACCCAATTAAACTTGGGCTTAGGTTTTATTTTTTGATGAAAATGAGACATTACATACTTTATTTCATTGTTTTGACAGGGTTGTGGGCATTTGCCCCTTCCCTGTTTTATGACAACTCCGGCAAACCCCCTGAAAAAATT contains:
- a CDS encoding UvrABC system protein A; translated protein: MDTKIIHDPVRFITIEGARVHNLKNINVSLPRYRLIVFTGVSGSGKSSLAFDTIYAEGQRRFIETLSSYARQFMGNLEKPDVDKISGLSPVVAIDQKTISNNPRSTVGTITEIYDFLRLLYAKVSEARSYVTGKPMVKYSEQQMMDAILQEYSGKKIKILAPLVKGRKGIYKDLISQIKKKGFLYARIDGQIVDITEPIHIDRFKTHDIEALIDTLTVEPGKERRLTQSIQLALQLGKGSIMIMDENEQTKIYSKNLMCPDSGISYDDPSPNTFSFNSPYGSCPICNGIGTVAKIKEENIIKNKKKSIADGAIIPLQELKSWIIYQKLEKLGKKYHFTLKTPLKDFSKEALDAVLFGTKDTIYIKEEGFSIPYEFEGIIPMIRRMAEESESYALKKWAAGFLENETCPECQGSRLKKEALYFYIDDKNIAQLADMPLENLQEFIASLHTKLNDRQMQIAGDILTEIKTRIQFILDVGLGYLTLNRTAKTLSGGEAQRIRLATQIGTGLTNVLYILDEPSIGLHQRDNQRLIESLKNIRDLGNTIIVVEHDKDIMLASDYLVDIGPGSGSKGGEVVAAGPPSEVVKKDSLTGKFLSEDLKIPVPVERRKGNGKFIRLKGARGNNLKNINLEIPLGKFICVTGVSGSGKSTLIHETLYPALHNHCYRTRLPSLDYDSIEGLEHIDKVIEIDQKPIGRTPRSNPVTYIGAWGPIRDLFAILPESKIRGYKPGRFSFNVKGGRCENCSGSGYQTIQMNFLPDVNILCPICKGMRFNRETLQVKFKGKNIHDVLEMTVDEAVEFFENQPLILSKIKILQEVGLGYLKLGQPSNTLSGGEAQRIKLSSELNKKATGKTFYIMDEPTTGLHFKDIDLLLKVIDRLVDQGNTVLVIEHNMDVIKYADYIIDLGPEGGEKGGNITFCGSPEEMISLENNYTAYYLKKELKNLNSAKHAAERTFQS